In Luteitalea sp. TBR-22, one genomic interval encodes:
- a CDS encoding A/G-specific adenine glycosylase: protein MPRKTGPLLPLPDSNARRRFRTTLLSWYRAQGRDLPWRRTRDPYHILVSEIMLQQTQVDRVLPKYEEWLTKYPTFEALAAAAEEDVVQTWRPLGYNIRPRRLQSIAREAVTSYGGQLPSDEATLLSFKGIGAYTAGAVMSFAFGKRAAILDTNVARVLFRVFVGEGEPKSHAMQKHLWELSRAVLPHKHVFDFNQALMDFGATVCTARKPQCLYCPMKRSCAFRTGGST, encoded by the coding sequence GTGCCACGCAAGACCGGGCCGCTGCTCCCGCTGCCCGATTCCAACGCCCGCCGACGGTTCCGCACGACGCTGCTCTCCTGGTATCGCGCCCAGGGGCGCGACCTGCCATGGCGACGCACGCGCGACCCGTACCACATCCTCGTTTCCGAGATCATGCTGCAGCAGACGCAGGTCGACCGCGTGCTGCCCAAGTACGAGGAGTGGCTGACCAAGTACCCGACCTTCGAGGCGCTCGCCGCGGCGGCGGAAGAGGACGTGGTGCAGACGTGGCGTCCCCTCGGCTACAACATCCGGCCGCGCCGCCTGCAGTCCATCGCCCGCGAGGCCGTGACCAGCTACGGCGGCCAGTTGCCGTCGGACGAGGCGACGCTCCTGTCGTTCAAGGGGATCGGCGCGTACACGGCCGGCGCCGTCATGAGCTTCGCGTTCGGCAAGCGTGCCGCCATCCTCGACACCAACGTCGCGCGCGTGCTGTTCCGCGTGTTCGTCGGCGAGGGTGAGCCGAAGTCGCACGCAATGCAGAAGCACCTGTGGGAACTGTCGCGAGCCGTGCTCCCCCACAAGCACGTCTTCGACTTCAACCAGGCCCTGATGGATTTCGGCGCCACCGTGTGCACGGCACGCAAGCCGCAGTGCCTGTACTGCCCGATGAAGCGTTCCTGCGCCTTCCGCACCGGCGGGTCGACGTAA
- the hpnC gene encoding squalene synthase HpnC has product MTIPDAYARCQAVAAGHYENFPVASRLLPAAMRPHVAAVYAFARAADDFADEGSATPEQRLAWIDTWLSLRRAGPAGAAMAPAVGHVAADDVRATFLATQDTIERCRLDPQLLDDLLSAFAQDVTRARYANWPEVLDYCRRSANPVGRLVLGIAGVHDEATALRSDAVCTALQLANFWQDLGQDWRERNRLYVPLDLMATHGATTGALDADRADPPWQQVITELGARTQALFDEGRPVCDAVRGRLRYELRVTWLGGTTVLRRTLEARRSSLHARPVLTKVDMIRILAGAVLW; this is encoded by the coding sequence GTGACCATCCCCGACGCCTACGCGCGCTGCCAGGCGGTGGCGGCGGGGCACTACGAGAACTTCCCGGTGGCGTCGCGGCTCCTGCCGGCGGCGATGCGGCCGCACGTGGCGGCGGTCTACGCCTTTGCGCGGGCCGCCGACGACTTCGCCGACGAGGGGAGCGCCACCCCGGAGCAGCGGCTCGCCTGGATCGACACGTGGCTGTCGCTGCGTCGGGCCGGCCCGGCCGGAGCCGCGATGGCCCCGGCGGTCGGCCACGTCGCGGCAGACGACGTGCGCGCGACGTTCCTCGCCACGCAGGACACCATCGAACGCTGCCGGTTGGACCCACAGTTGCTGGACGACCTGCTGTCGGCCTTCGCGCAGGACGTGACCAGGGCGCGTTATGCCAACTGGCCCGAGGTGCTCGACTACTGCCGGCGGTCGGCCAACCCGGTGGGACGACTCGTGCTCGGCATCGCCGGCGTGCACGACGAGGCGACGGCCCTGCGATCCGACGCCGTGTGCACGGCGCTCCAGTTGGCGAACTTCTGGCAGGACCTCGGGCAGGACTGGCGGGAGCGCAACCGGCTGTACGTGCCGCTCGACCTGATGGCGACGCACGGCGCGACGACCGGCGCGCTCGACGCCGATCGCGCCGACCCGCCATGGCAGCAGGTGATTACCGAATTGGGCGCGCGCACGCAGGCGTTGTTCGACGAGGGCCGGCCGGTGTGCGACGCCGTGCGCGGCCGTCTCCGGTACGAGCTGCGCGTCACGTGGCTGGGCGGCACCACGGTCTTGCGTCGCACCCTGGAGGCCCGCCGAAGCTCGCTCCACGCCCGCCCGGTGCTCACGAAGGTCGACATGATCCGGATTCTGGCGGGCGCCGTCCTCTGGTGA
- a CDS encoding ABC transporter permease, whose product MTPPEAAALETSLPMPVARRRRGAPRTLHMLREVVREAVYGVSRNRLRAGLSMLGISWGIVSVVMLLAYGNGFHGALMVGFRNAFGDGVAVIFGGQTSMQAGGQRAGRRIRLKPEDVTALAELPTIKFASPEYFNRLTITYGDTSSTFGVRGVATSYGTMRSERPARGQGRFLTDDDVAERRRVVFLGYEVARKLFGAQPAVGQTVRIGSRPFEVVGVMEDKVQMSSYFQPDKYCAFIPWTTMGELQDTTYVSTIVVQTTNPLQQERALRQVREVLGKKYRFEPADERAVSIQDSVENIGMISGMTDGLKVVLTFIGVLTLAIGGVGIMNIMFVSVTERTREIGIRKALGARRREILLQFLVEAFIITFLGGAAGVAASWLMVWIFSPRPFLAELLDDLSRRTDIHLVLSLELLGICTAILMVVGIIAGLLPALRASRLDPIEALRYE is encoded by the coding sequence ATGACTCCACCAGAAGCTGCCGCGCTCGAGACCTCGCTGCCGATGCCGGTCGCGCGTCGCCGGCGTGGCGCGCCGCGCACCCTGCACATGCTGCGCGAGGTCGTCCGCGAGGCCGTCTACGGCGTGTCGCGCAACCGGTTGCGGGCCGGCCTGTCGATGCTCGGCATCTCGTGGGGCATCGTGTCGGTGGTGATGCTGCTCGCCTACGGCAATGGCTTCCACGGCGCCCTGATGGTGGGGTTCCGCAACGCCTTCGGCGACGGCGTGGCCGTGATCTTCGGCGGGCAGACGAGCATGCAGGCCGGCGGGCAGCGCGCCGGCCGCCGCATCCGACTCAAGCCGGAGGACGTCACCGCGCTCGCCGAACTGCCGACGATCAAGTTCGCGAGCCCGGAGTATTTCAACCGCCTCACGATCACCTACGGCGACACGTCGTCGACCTTCGGCGTCCGCGGCGTGGCGACCTCCTACGGCACGATGCGCAGCGAGCGCCCGGCGCGCGGCCAGGGCCGGTTCCTCACCGACGACGACGTGGCCGAGCGGCGGCGGGTCGTGTTCCTCGGCTACGAGGTCGCGCGCAAGCTGTTCGGCGCCCAGCCTGCCGTCGGGCAGACCGTGCGGATCGGCAGCCGTCCGTTCGAGGTGGTCGGCGTGATGGAGGACAAGGTGCAGATGTCCTCCTACTTCCAGCCGGACAAGTACTGCGCCTTCATCCCCTGGACCACGATGGGCGAGCTGCAGGACACGACCTACGTGTCGACCATCGTCGTGCAGACGACCAACCCGCTGCAGCAGGAGCGGGCGCTGCGTCAGGTGCGCGAGGTGCTCGGGAAGAAGTACCGGTTCGAGCCGGCCGACGAGCGCGCCGTGAGCATCCAGGACTCGGTCGAGAACATCGGGATGATCAGCGGCATGACCGACGGGCTGAAGGTCGTGCTGACGTTCATCGGGGTGCTGACGCTGGCCATCGGCGGCGTCGGCATCATGAACATCATGTTCGTGTCGGTCACCGAGCGCACGCGCGAGATCGGCATCCGCAAGGCGCTCGGCGCCCGCCGCCGGGAGATCCTCCTGCAGTTCCTCGTCGAGGCGTTCATCATCACGTTCCTCGGCGGGGCCGCAGGCGTGGCCGCCTCGTGGCTGATGGTCTGGATCTTCAGCCCGCGGCCGTTCCTCGCCGAGCTGCTCGACGACCTCTCGCGCCGCACCGACATCCACCTGGTGCTCTCGCTGGAGCTGCTGGGCATCTGCACGGCGATCCTGATGGTGGTCGGCATCATCGCCGGCCTGCTGCCGGCGCTGCGCGCGTCGCGGCTCGACCCGATCGAGGCGCTCAGGTACGAATAG
- a CDS encoding TMEM175 family protein — protein MPVSRDVARIEAFSDAVFGFALTLLVVSLEVPRTYADMMASVRALPAFAASFAILLMIWQEHHNFFRRYGVHDGATIWINGLLLFVVLFYVYPLKFLMTMLIGPGGALFGGRPAGVAGHEVPRLMVMYGAGFVSVFLLMAALHWRALACFRRDPSPDVDMTGLRLHLGACFVHVAIGLLSMTIAGLGPLPWASGAAGVAYALIGPAFYAYYKWIGPRVMGAGA, from the coding sequence ATGCCCGTTTCCCGTGACGTCGCCCGCATCGAGGCGTTCAGCGACGCGGTCTTCGGTTTCGCGCTGACGCTGCTCGTCGTGTCGCTCGAGGTGCCGCGCACGTACGCCGACATGATGGCGAGCGTCCGGGCGCTGCCGGCCTTTGCGGCATCGTTCGCCATCCTGCTGATGATCTGGCAGGAGCACCACAACTTCTTCCGGCGCTACGGCGTCCACGACGGCGCGACCATCTGGATCAACGGGCTGCTGCTCTTCGTCGTGCTCTTCTACGTGTACCCGCTGAAGTTCCTGATGACGATGCTCATCGGGCCGGGCGGGGCGCTGTTCGGCGGCCGGCCGGCGGGAGTCGCGGGACACGAGGTGCCGCGCCTGATGGTGATGTACGGCGCGGGGTTCGTATCGGTGTTCCTGCTGATGGCGGCCCTGCACTGGCGCGCCCTCGCGTGCTTCCGGCGCGACCCGTCGCCGGATGTCGACATGACTGGCCTGCGCCTGCACCTGGGTGCCTGCTTCGTCCACGTCGCGATCGGCCTGCTTTCCATGACCATCGCCGGCCTCGGCCCGCTGCCGTGGGCGTCCGGCGCAGCGGGAGTGGCCTACGCGCTCATCGGACCGGCGTTCTACGCCTACTACAAGTGGATTGGCCCGCGCGTGATGGGAGCAGGGGCGTAG
- a CDS encoding efflux RND transporter periplasmic adaptor subunit → MMTKMNKRLGLLAGAGLLVGGGLYAWSSMTPAQATFEPSRLATVEQDTMVRSVVATGKVEPIAKVEIKSKANGIIERLHVDVGDVVKAGDVLAELDKENLLARVREASANVQAAEAALQAARAQLEKNKVEAEGPDVEFARRAARRAEDLSAQKLVPQSELDSAQSAYEQAVNRQKIARGQLVVSSAKVSEAAAQVAQARANLERAEEELRNATIRAPIAGMVLTRDLEVGSPVSSILNMGAAATLVMTLGDIKEVFVRGKVDEADIGQVRYEQAARISVETFKDRKFDGKVTLISPMGAEKDNVTTFEVKVSIDNPGNELKANMTANAEIILEQRPNALIVPEAAIAYDAERKASVDLFDPNQPTGRRTVPVKVGISNGTRAQILEGVKKGDKVILPS, encoded by the coding sequence ATGATGACGAAGATGAACAAGCGCCTGGGCCTGCTCGCCGGAGCGGGGCTCCTGGTCGGCGGCGGGCTGTACGCGTGGTCCTCCATGACCCCGGCGCAGGCCACCTTCGAGCCGTCGCGCCTGGCCACCGTCGAGCAGGACACGATGGTGCGGTCGGTGGTCGCGACCGGGAAGGTCGAGCCGATCGCCAAGGTCGAGATCAAGTCGAAGGCCAACGGGATCATCGAGCGCCTCCACGTCGACGTCGGGGACGTCGTGAAGGCGGGCGACGTGCTGGCCGAGCTCGACAAGGAGAACCTGCTGGCCCGCGTGCGCGAGGCCAGTGCGAACGTCCAGGCGGCCGAGGCGGCGCTGCAGGCGGCCCGCGCCCAGCTCGAGAAGAACAAGGTCGAGGCCGAGGGGCCCGACGTCGAGTTCGCGCGTCGCGCGGCGCGCCGTGCCGAGGATCTCTCCGCGCAGAAGCTCGTGCCCCAGTCGGAGCTCGATTCGGCCCAGAGCGCCTACGAGCAGGCGGTGAACCGGCAGAAGATCGCCAGGGGCCAGCTCGTCGTGTCGTCGGCCAAGGTGTCGGAGGCGGCCGCGCAGGTGGCGCAGGCCCGTGCCAACCTCGAGCGCGCCGAGGAGGAGCTCCGCAACGCGACCATCCGCGCGCCGATCGCCGGCATGGTCCTGACGCGCGACCTCGAGGTGGGCAGCCCGGTGTCCTCGATCCTCAACATGGGCGCCGCCGCGACGCTGGTGATGACCCTCGGCGACATCAAGGAAGTGTTCGTCCGCGGCAAGGTGGACGAGGCCGACATCGGCCAGGTGCGCTACGAGCAGGCCGCGCGCATCAGCGTCGAGACCTTCAAGGACCGCAAGTTCGACGGCAAGGTGACGCTGATCTCGCCGATGGGCGCCGAGAAGGACAACGTCACCACCTTCGAGGTGAAGGTCTCGATCGACAACCCGGGCAACGAGCTCAAGGCCAACATGACGGCCAACGCCGAGATCATCCTCGAGCAGCGCCCGAACGCCCTGATCGTGCCGGAGGCGGCGATCGCCTACGACGCGGAGCGCAAGGCGTCGGTGGACCTGTTCGATCCCAACCAGCCGACCGGCCGTCGCACCGTGCCCGTGAAGGTGGGCATCAGCAACGGCACGCGCGCCCAGATCCTCGAGGGCGTGAAGAAGGGCGACAAGGTCATCCTGCCGTCGTAG
- a CDS encoding FHA domain-containing protein: MPGTIKTLGRAVRADFIVDAAMVSRLHCRLTAQPTGQLEVEDLQSTNGTFVNGRRVHKATLLPGDTLRVGRVDLVLVHAPLNQVETTLEVGS, translated from the coding sequence ATGCCCGGGACCATCAAGACCCTTGGCCGGGCCGTCCGCGCCGACTTCATCGTCGACGCGGCCATGGTGTCCCGCCTGCACTGCCGCCTGACCGCCCAGCCCACGGGCCAGCTCGAGGTGGAGGACCTGCAGAGCACCAACGGCACGTTCGTGAACGGCCGGCGCGTCCACAAGGCGACGCTGCTGCCCGGCGACACCCTGCGCGTCGGGCGCGTCGACCTGGTGCTGGTGCATGCCCCGCTCAACCAGGTGGAGACCACGCTCGAAGTCGGCTCGTAA
- a CDS encoding S9 family peptidase produces MLRHCTCLLFAILVGWQASPAVAQQATEDWTASYRIVVQGRNVGSEQVTVVRDAEGLAIRSSGGIAGGGYVLRRAEMVYGPTGAPIRLRTEARLKDQPLIVDTTVADGKATNRVTQGETASEVTHPIAADAIFLPNNVFAAAQGLAYRVNALQAGAKVALYVAPQAQVMGTLSGVTDERMQTASGMHELRRHVIDIDNAGTPMVLLLWAEKATGRMVRYSITAAGVDVVREDLTSVFTREVKEFRENDQALLIPALGFNIGATISRPAGRVAPGKKDKNVEKLPVVVLVGGSGNVDRDTIAYGIPVMGQLAGQLADAGFLVVRYDKRGVGQSGGRAESATLSDYADDVISVVKWLREQKDVDDRRIAVVGHSEGGAVALLAASRADDIKAIVTIAAPGVKGNELVLEQQRTALEGLKLADDEKQRRVDLQKQVMNAVITGQGWDGVPEAVRKQADTPWFRSFLLWDPAPVMRKVDEPLLILHGALDRQVPLQNAEVLNGLALHRKKGTTTMVMVPGINHLLVPAKTGEVAEYGSLQGAKVSPEVARQIVEWLKQVPAR; encoded by the coding sequence GTGCTTCGCCATTGTACGTGCCTCCTCTTCGCGATCCTGGTCGGCTGGCAGGCGTCGCCGGCGGTCGCGCAGCAGGCCACCGAGGACTGGACCGCGTCGTACCGCATCGTGGTGCAGGGGCGCAACGTCGGCTCCGAGCAGGTCACCGTCGTCCGCGACGCCGAGGGCCTGGCCATCAGGTCGTCCGGCGGCATCGCCGGTGGCGGCTACGTGTTGCGCCGGGCCGAGATGGTCTATGGCCCCACCGGCGCGCCGATACGGCTGCGGACCGAAGCGCGGCTGAAGGACCAGCCGCTGATCGTCGACACCACCGTCGCCGACGGCAAGGCGACCAACCGGGTCACCCAGGGCGAGACCGCCAGCGAGGTGACGCATCCGATTGCCGCCGACGCGATCTTCCTGCCCAACAACGTCTTCGCCGCGGCGCAGGGCCTGGCCTACCGGGTCAACGCGCTGCAGGCCGGCGCGAAGGTCGCCCTGTACGTGGCGCCGCAGGCCCAGGTCATGGGCACGCTGTCGGGGGTGACCGACGAGCGCATGCAGACGGCCTCCGGCATGCACGAGCTGCGACGGCACGTCATCGACATCGACAACGCAGGGACGCCCATGGTCCTGCTGCTGTGGGCCGAGAAGGCCACCGGCAGGATGGTCCGGTACTCGATCACGGCCGCCGGCGTCGACGTCGTGCGCGAGGACCTCACCAGCGTGTTCACGCGCGAGGTCAAGGAGTTCCGCGAGAACGACCAGGCGCTGCTGATCCCGGCGCTCGGCTTCAACATCGGCGCGACGATCTCGCGGCCGGCCGGCAGGGTGGCGCCCGGCAAGAAGGACAAGAACGTCGAGAAGCTTCCCGTCGTGGTGCTGGTCGGCGGCTCGGGCAACGTCGATCGCGACACCATCGCCTACGGCATCCCGGTGATGGGCCAGCTCGCGGGCCAGCTCGCCGACGCGGGGTTCCTCGTCGTCCGCTACGACAAGCGCGGCGTCGGCCAGAGCGGCGGCCGCGCCGAGTCGGCGACGCTCTCCGACTACGCCGACGACGTGATCAGCGTGGTGAAGTGGCTGCGCGAGCAGAAGGACGTCGACGACCGGCGCATCGCCGTCGTCGGCCACAGCGAGGGCGGCGCGGTCGCGCTGCTCGCCGCGTCGCGCGCCGACGACATCAAGGCCATCGTGACGATCGCCGCACCCGGGGTGAAGGGCAACGAGCTGGTGCTCGAGCAGCAGCGCACGGCCCTCGAGGGCCTCAAGCTCGCCGACGACGAGAAGCAGCGCCGCGTCGACCTGCAGAAGCAGGTGATGAACGCCGTGATCACCGGCCAGGGGTGGGACGGCGTGCCCGAGGCCGTGCGCAAGCAGGCCGACACGCCGTGGTTCAGGAGCTTCCTGTTGTGGGACCCGGCGCCGGTGATGAGGAAGGTGGACGAACCGCTGCTCATCCTGCACGGCGCCCTCGACAGGCAGGTGCCGCTGCAGAACGCCGAGGTACTCAACGGCCTGGCGCTGCATCGCAAGAAGGGCACCACCACGATGGTGATGGTGCCCGGCATCAACCACCTGCTCGTGCCCGCGAAGACGGGCGAGGTGGCCGAGTACGGCAGCCTGCAGGGCGCGAAGGTGAGTCCCGAGGTCGCCAGGCAGATCGTCGAGTGGCTGAAGCAGGTGCCGGCTCGCTGA
- a CDS encoding ABC transporter permease, which translates to MRESFIQAIDNLRANKLRSFLTMFGIMWGIVSIVVLSALGEGFRRGNDAVLREFGRNMSIVWGSRTTMQAGGERAGRLVTLTVDDARAIKAQGRLVNMVSPEIQRGTKVKSAYNEAAVTVHGVEPPYMFMRTIEVDRGRQLNWSDEENSSQVAVIGWEMCKQLFGERDPVGEQVLINGTPFTIVGRIRRKDQDSSYSGPDNNKIFVPFAVMQKFLPRPDAPAGSLSQMLVMPRQHVIDGLTEVLDARTGRVEDIDWPLEREIRGILARRKAFNPDDRDAINVWDTSLQTMFFGRMISAMSSFFRVVGLVTLALGGIGVMNIMLIAVKDRTREIGVRKALGATTATIQRQFFLEGFFLTLISGGLGMIVGVGLCLAVNALATLPIRFAGMIITWPNALMAFGALLLIAVVSSTLPARRAAQLPPTEALRYEM; encoded by the coding sequence ATGCGCGAGTCGTTCATCCAGGCCATCGACAACCTCCGGGCCAACAAGCTCCGGAGCTTCCTCACGATGTTCGGCATCATGTGGGGGATCGTCTCGATCGTCGTGCTGTCGGCGCTCGGTGAGGGCTTCCGGCGCGGCAACGACGCGGTGCTGCGCGAGTTCGGCCGCAACATGAGCATCGTGTGGGGCTCGCGCACCACGATGCAGGCCGGTGGCGAGCGCGCCGGCCGGCTCGTCACGCTGACGGTCGACGACGCGCGGGCCATCAAGGCACAGGGTCGGCTCGTGAACATGGTCAGCCCGGAGATCCAGCGGGGCACCAAGGTCAAGAGCGCGTACAACGAGGCGGCGGTGACCGTGCACGGCGTCGAGCCGCCCTACATGTTCATGCGGACCATCGAGGTGGATCGCGGTCGGCAGCTGAACTGGAGCGACGAGGAGAACTCGAGCCAGGTGGCGGTGATCGGCTGGGAGATGTGCAAGCAGCTGTTCGGCGAGCGCGATCCCGTCGGCGAGCAGGTGCTGATCAACGGCACGCCCTTCACCATCGTCGGGCGCATCCGCCGCAAGGACCAGGACAGCAGCTACAGCGGCCCCGACAACAACAAGATCTTCGTCCCGTTCGCGGTGATGCAGAAGTTCCTGCCGCGCCCCGACGCGCCGGCGGGCAGCCTGAGCCAGATGCTGGTGATGCCGCGCCAGCACGTGATCGACGGACTGACCGAGGTGCTCGACGCGCGCACCGGGCGGGTCGAGGACATCGACTGGCCGCTCGAGCGGGAGATTCGCGGCATCCTGGCGCGCCGTAAGGCCTTCAATCCCGACGACCGCGACGCGATCAACGTGTGGGACACCTCGCTGCAGACGATGTTCTTCGGCCGGATGATCTCGGCGATGTCGTCGTTCTTCCGCGTCGTCGGCCTGGTCACCCTCGCCCTCGGCGGCATCGGCGTGATGAACATCATGCTCATCGCGGTGAAGGACCGGACGCGCGAGATCGGCGTGCGCAAGGCGCTGGGCGCGACGACGGCGACCATCCAGCGGCAGTTCTTCCTCGAGGGCTTCTTCCTGACGCTGATCAGCGGCGGCCTCGGCATGATCGTGGGCGTCGGGCTGTGCCTCGCGGTCAACGCGCTGGCCACCCTGCCGATCCGCTTCGCCGGGATGATCATCACCTGGCCCAACGCACTGATGGCCTTCGGCGCATTGCTGCTGATCGCCGTGGTGTCGTCCACGTTGCCGGCCCGCCGCGCCGCGCAACTGCCGCCGACCGAGGCGCTCAGGTACGAGATGTAG
- a CDS encoding (deoxy)nucleoside triphosphate pyrophosphohydrolase encodes MRHIVVSAAVIEREGAFLLTRRASGSHLAGTWEFPGGKQEPGESLEQSLVREIREELGCEVAVGPVLLVTRHAYPEVIVELHFFTATLLEEPVPQLGQDMRWVPRQQLAALPLPEADADLVALLTGETRS; translated from the coding sequence ATGCGACACATCGTCGTGAGCGCGGCCGTGATCGAGCGCGAGGGAGCCTTCCTGCTCACCCGTCGTGCCTCGGGCAGCCACCTCGCGGGTACGTGGGAGTTCCCCGGAGGCAAGCAGGAACCAGGCGAGTCGCTGGAGCAGTCGCTCGTGCGCGAGATTCGCGAGGAACTCGGCTGCGAGGTGGCGGTGGGCCCCGTGCTGCTCGTCACGCGCCACGCGTACCCGGAAGTGATCGTCGAGCTGCATTTCTTCACGGCCACGCTGCTGGAGGAGCCCGTGCCGCAGCTCGGTCAGGACATGCGCTGGGTGCCCCGACAGCAGCTTGCCGCGCTGCCGCTGCCTGAGGCCGACGCCGACCTCGTGGCACTGTTGACGGGCGAGACGAGATCGTAA
- a CDS encoding folate-binding protein YgfZ has product MASTFDDEYRALHGDAIWTDRSTRDARLEVRGPDAATWLQGLLTQDVASLQAGQGAYAAYLTPQGRMIADLRVFHRGEAFVLECASTVRASLLSRLDQFVIMEDVTVVDLTEALGCLTVVGPTSAASASACTGIALSTLNGLPEHASLPLAVPGAFVAASREFGVPAFDLYAPRQDLAIWRTLLQARVPQAGERTLETARIEAGRPRFGVDMDGDTIPLEAGIESRAISFDKGCYVGQEVVIRILHRGQGRVARRLVWVEHAPHAQDSSGWHPGEAVYLGQKAVGNVSSVCWSPARGGLLGIAMVHRDAFEPGTTVRIGAHEAVVRALP; this is encoded by the coding sequence ATGGCCTCGACCTTCGACGACGAGTACCGCGCCCTGCACGGGGACGCGATCTGGACCGACCGCAGCACGCGCGACGCGCGCCTCGAGGTGCGCGGGCCCGATGCCGCCACCTGGCTGCAGGGACTGCTCACGCAGGACGTCGCCTCGCTGCAGGCAGGGCAGGGCGCCTACGCGGCATACCTCACGCCGCAGGGCCGCATGATCGCCGACCTCCGGGTCTTCCACCGCGGCGAGGCATTCGTCCTCGAGTGCGCGTCGACGGTGCGTGCATCGCTGCTCAGTCGACTCGATCAGTTCGTCATCATGGAGGACGTGACGGTAGTCGACCTCACGGAGGCGCTCGGCTGCCTCACGGTGGTCGGCCCGACGTCGGCGGCGTCGGCCTCGGCGTGCACCGGCATCGCGCTCTCGACGCTCAATGGCCTGCCCGAGCATGCGTCGCTGCCGCTGGCCGTGCCAGGCGCGTTCGTGGCGGCCTCGCGCGAGTTCGGCGTGCCGGCCTTCGACCTCTACGCCCCGCGCCAGGACCTGGCGATCTGGCGGACGCTGCTGCAGGCGCGCGTCCCGCAGGCCGGCGAGCGCACCCTGGAGACGGCGCGCATCGAGGCCGGGCGCCCGCGCTTCGGTGTCGACATGGACGGCGACACGATCCCGCTCGAGGCAGGCATCGAGTCGCGCGCCATCAGCTTCGACAAGGGCTGCTACGTCGGGCAGGAGGTGGTGATCCGCATCCTGCACCGCGGCCAGGGCCGCGTCGCGCGCCGACTGGTCTGGGTCGAGCACGCGCCGCACGCGCAGGACTCGTCGGGCTGGCATCCTGGCGAGGCGGTCTACCTCGGCCAGAAGGCAGTGGGCAACGTGAGCAGCGTGTGCTGGTCGCCGGCGCGCGGCGGCCTGCTCGGCATCGCCATGGTGCACCGCGACGCCTTCGAGCCGGGCACCACGGTGCGGATCGGGGCGCACGAGGCCGTCGTGCGGGCCCTGCCCTGA
- a CDS encoding Re/Si-specific NAD(P)(+) transhydrogenase subunit alpha, with translation MVIGIPRELVPGEDRVALVPGSVPALVKSGAQVIVEQGAGVRAGCPDEAYVAAGATLGSRDEVFAKADVVLQVRTGAAAGSHGSSDVARLGAKHTVIAFADPLGAPDAAKALAGTGATVISMELIPRITRAQSMDALSSMANIAGYKAVLLAANTLPRMFPMMMTAAGTVNPARCFVIGAGVAGLQAIATAKRLGAKIEAYDVRAAVKEQIESLGAKFVELPLDTAAAEGQGGYAAAQDESFYRRQRETMAKVVAHSDVVITTAAIPGKKSPVLITADMVATMTPGSVIVDLAAERGGNCELTRADETVVTANGVIIHGPTNLPATVPFHASQLYAKNLTTLLAHLRNKQGDLVIDPLDEITREVLVTHKGEVVAPRLREALGLAPLPAAEPAASPA, from the coding sequence ATGGTCATCGGGATTCCGCGCGAACTGGTACCCGGCGAAGACCGGGTTGCCCTCGTCCCTGGCAGCGTGCCCGCCCTCGTCAAGTCGGGTGCGCAGGTGATCGTCGAGCAAGGGGCCGGCGTGCGCGCCGGATGCCCCGACGAGGCCTACGTCGCCGCCGGCGCGACGCTCGGCTCCCGCGACGAGGTGTTTGCGAAGGCCGACGTGGTGCTGCAGGTGCGCACCGGCGCCGCCGCCGGGTCGCACGGCAGTAGCGACGTGGCCCGGCTCGGCGCGAAGCACACCGTGATCGCGTTCGCCGATCCGCTCGGCGCGCCCGATGCGGCCAAGGCACTCGCCGGCACCGGCGCGACGGTGATCTCGATGGAGCTCATCCCGCGCATCACGCGCGCCCAGAGCATGGACGCGCTGTCGTCGATGGCCAACATCGCCGGCTACAAGGCCGTGTTGCTCGCCGCCAACACGCTGCCCCGCATGTTCCCGATGATGATGACCGCCGCCGGCACCGTGAACCCGGCCAGGTGCTTCGTCATCGGCGCCGGCGTCGCCGGCCTGCAGGCCATCGCCACCGCCAAGCGCCTCGGCGCCAAGATCGAGGCCTACGACGTCCGCGCCGCCGTCAAGGAGCAGATCGAGAGCCTCGGCGCCAAGTTCGTGGAACTGCCGCTCGACACCGCGGCCGCCGAGGGACAGGGCGGCTACGCAGCGGCCCAGGACGAGTCGTTCTACCGTCGCCAGCGCGAGACGATGGCCAAGGTGGTCGCGCACAGCGACGTCGTGATCACCACCGCGGCCATCCCCGGCAAGAAGTCACCCGTGCTGATCACGGCCGACATGGTCGCGACCATGACGCCGGGCTCGGTCATCGTCGACCTGGCCGCCGAGCGCGGCGGCAACTGCGAGCTGACCAGGGCCGACGAGACGGTGGTGACCGCCAACGGCGTCATCATCCACGGCCCCACCAACCTGCCGGCGACCGTGCCCTTCCACGCCAGCCAGCTGTACGCCAAGAACCTCACGACGCTGCTGGCGCACCTGCGCAACAAGCAGGGCGACCTGGTCATCGACCCGCTCGACGAGATCACGCGGGAAGTGCTGGTCACCCACAAGGGCGAGGTCGTGGCACCGCGCCTGCGCGAGGCGCTGGGACTGGCGCCGCTGCCAGCGGCGGAGCCCGCGGCCAGCCCGGCGTAG